The Tenrec ecaudatus isolate mTenEca1 chromosome 4, mTenEca1.hap1, whole genome shotgun sequence region TCGCGCCGGGGGCGCCCGCCCCGCGCGATGCCCAGTCcccgccgcgccgccgccgccgccgcagtcCGCCGCTGCCGCAGCGCGGCCGGCCGCGAGCCGCGAGCCGCGAGCCGGGAGCCCGAagcccggagcccggagcccggagcccggagcccggagcccggagcTCGGAGCCCGGAGCCCGGCGGGGGCGCCGCGGAGCCTCGGCGCCGCGCTTCGGCCGCAAGCCGCGGCTCACTCCTCTCTCCTTTTGCTTTTGCAGGAGCGGCTGCTCAGAGGCGCGAGTCTGCTCCTGAACCTGCAGGGACGCCCCCGGCGCGGCCACAAAGGCTCCGACGGCGGCCGGCGGGGGCGGGCGAGCGCGCCGGCGCCGGAGGTCGCCTGCCCGCGCCCTAGCAGCGCCCCGGGCCCCATGCCGCGGCGCCtggcagcgcggggcgcgggcgCGCGGGGCCCGGCCGCGGGGGCCGCCGCCCGCGCCCCCGGCGCCGGGGCCGGGCCGCCCGCGCCCGCCAGGCCGCTGCTGCGCTGGGACGAGGTGCCCGACGACTTTGTGGAGTGCTTCATCCTGTCCGGGTACCGGCGGCTGCCGTGCACGGCGCAGGAGTGCCTGGCCTCGGTGCTGAAGCCCACCAACGAGACGCTCAACTTCTGGACGCACTTCATCCCGCTGCTGCTCTTCCTGAGCCGGTTCGGCCGCCTCTTCTTCCTGAGCGGCCAGGACGTGCCCTTCCACCACCCGTGGCTGCTGCCGCTGTGGTGCTACGCGTCGGGCGTGCTGCTGACCTTCGCCATGAGCTGCACGGCGCACGTGTTCAGCTGCCTGTCGCTGCGCCTGCGCGCCGCCTTCTTCTACCTGGACTACGCGTCCATCAGCTACTACGGCTTTGGCAGCACGGTGGCCTACTACTACTACCTGCTGCCAGGCCTGAGCCTGCTGGACGCCAGAGTCATGACCCCGTACGTGCAGCAGAGCCTGGGCTGGCACGTGGACTGCTCGCGCCTCATCGCCGCCTACCGCGCGCTCGTGCTGCCCGTGGCCTTCGTGCTGGCCGTGGCCTGCACCGTGGCCTGCTGCAAGAGCCGCACCGACTGGTGCGCCTACCCGTTCGCGCTGCGCACCTTCGTCTTCGTCATGCCGCTCAGCATGGCCTGCCCCATCATGCTGGAGAGCTGGCTCTTCGACCTGCGCCGCGAGAACCCCACGCTCTTCGTGCATTTCTACCGCCGCTACTTCTGGCTCGTCGTGGCCGCCTTCTTCAACGTGAGCAAGATCCCCGAGCGCATTCAGCCAGGCCTCTTCGACATCATCGGCCACAGCCACCAACTCTTCCACATCTTCACCTTCCTCAGCATCTACGACCAAGTGTACTACGTGGAAGAGGGCCTGCGGCAGTTCCTCAAGGCGCCGCCTGCCGCGCCCACCTTCTTGGGCACCGTGGGCTACATGCTGCTGCTGGTGATCTGCCTGGGCCTGGTCCTCAGGAAGTTTCTAAACGTCTCCGAGTTCTGCTGCAAGAAGTGAGCCCTCGGTCCCTGGAGGCTGCTGGTTGGCCCGTCTGTTGGTTTGGAATTACTGTTGTTGCTCTCGCtgatttgtttttaagttttgttgtgtttcctttgttgttcCTGGAGGGTGCTGCAAAaccatggggcggggggggggcggaaggGGGAAGCCCAGCTTGCGGTCAGGGGATGCCAGGGCCCTCGGGGCTTTGGAAGAGGGAGACGGGGTCGTGCCCTAGGAAGAGGGCCACTGGTTCTTGTCCCTGGAAAGATCGCAGGTGGTGGTTTAGAGGGACTGTGACATCCAGGGATTTTCAAAGGCAGCGAATAAAATCGCAAAGAACTTCCAAGCAGTTTGCTTTTCCAATCGTCTCCTGTGCCCGCGTAATAACAAGTAGCCCCTGTGAGTCAGGTAGGTGGTACAGATGGTCAATAGACCGAATCCCCGCAGGACTTGCATTTCAGGGACGCGTGGATTGATCGAGAGAACTGAGCTGTGCAGAAGGGCACAGAGACACAAATCCGGGGCTTAATCAGCTCGAAAATGCATGGAATGTGAACAAAAGTTAATGACTTCAAAATATTTCTCAGATATTATTTAAATAGTAATATATACACGATGATTTGTCCTTATTTATACAAAGCCTGTGATATGCACTGAAatttctttgtctcctagttttgAATTTCGCAGTCCTTTTGCATTACGTACACTTGAACTGGACATCAGGGCAAAGCAGTTTGCGAATTCTCAACTAGTTTTTAAACAGTGTTTGCCGAAGGCCTGTGTGTGTCTTGAGACAACTGTGAATGACTGTACCTGAGGGATTCTGGTTAAGCTTGGTGAGGAGCTTGAGCGGCGTGCATAGACCGCAGATCCCTATTTCCTTTCATGTATTCCACAAAACCCACCCTGGCTTttgattttgttcttttcttctcttctttttaaaattgccaCTGGAATAAATGTGCCTTTTGAAGCAATGCCCAAGTGACTGGTCCTCCAACACAATCTCTGGCATGGGGGAAGCAGCAGGACTGAGTTTTTCCTCCTTACTACAAATCCAAGTTTAACATCTCACCcagggagaaaggaagatgacagTGGCTGTAAGTTTTGGGTAGAGCTAGAAGTAACTTACTGGGACATGCAGGGTTTTTTCTATCTGTACAAGAGGGAGCCACCCTGCCATTGTGGCTGAGGTTTCTAATGCAACCATGGGACAGGGGGAGAAGACACTATTCTAAGCTGACGCTGTCCATCCATGCCTAAAATTGAAAATAGAATGTTCTGGATTAAACAAAGCTGCTCCATAAGCCAAGAGCATATTCTTTGAGGCCTAACTGAAAATGTAGAGATAAATATGATTATGTGTGCTCAGCTATACCCGGAAGCGTTATTTGGATCCAGACTAGGGGTAGTAACTGGTGGTCAACATAAATCATCGAGAGATTAGTTTACATGTGTCTGAGACCTCTTTGAATGACCAGATTGGTCAGTGTTAATTAGACATTTCTTAAAAATGTCAACATGTAACTGAGATGGCAACTCTAGATGAACACAACCCACCCAGGTGGTGCACTTGACCACACTTCCTAATAAATCTTTATGGTGAGAACCAAGGGTGGGATGTTGACTTAGGTCAAGCATATAAGGTGGACACAAAAGTTGGCTGTTTCGTTTTAATTTGTAGTCAATCGTTacttatttgtcaacagaaaggcGAGCACAATTCTCTGGGAGAACTAGTATCGCTGTATGTTAACTTGCACACAGAAGTTAAATTGATACTTGTCCACATTTAACgtgcagtccctgggtggtattAAAGGGCGAAAGGGTTGACTCCACCTTGAAAGAATTGCCTTGTGAGGTCCGTCTGGGaacccagccattgaaaaccccttgACGTGCAGTTCTATTTTCACACAGGTAGAGTTGTCATGACTCTGAATCAACAGGGGGGCAACTCGGTGGTTGTTTTCGAGTGCATTTAATTTGGACTCTTAATGGAAGAGTAAGCCCACGTTGCACAGCTGCTGAGGGGTGTCTGAGTCGCATCCTTTGTGAGGTTCGAGAAAATCTCTACTTGGTTACAGAGGCTGATGCTGTGTGTCTACAACAGACATTAGGTCTCAGCTGTAACAACAATGCATTCAAGAAGTTAGAGAAGTCAAGGTATTTGCACATGAAAATTTATTTACATGTCATTAATGCCTCTCCTAGAGCCTCAAATCATGTTGATTGAGAAGCTAGAGAAACAGGCTGCGATGCATTTTGTGAACTTCCTTGTAAAATGAGACGCCTCTCTTTCAAACTTCAAAAAAAGAATTCATAAATTgagagcaacaacaaaacaataaaaccccTGTGtgtgtcattttaaatttttgttgtaGAACTTTTGCGTCTACAATTATTTCCTCGCCTTATGTCTTTGTCCTTAAGCAGAGGGCACCAGGGATGAAATGTATACACATATAGTTTTCAAGTGATTGTGATGCATGAGTCCAGTTAGATGACACACCTTTCCCGGTGAAGATTTCAGCACCAGTCTTTCCCAGCAAGCCTGAGACtcactttcatttccctctttccttcctccACACTTCCTTTCTCAGTCAGCGTTAGACTTTATATGCTGTGTGTAGCATCGCCAATAGGACATTCGAGTTGAAAACAATGATTGGCTTCACATCACATGGGCTGTAAGGACCATGTCtactatatcagtggttctcaacctttgggggtcgaacgaccctttcagaggggtcgcctcattcataacagtagcaacattacagttataaagtagcaacaaaaaatttaatgattgggggtcaccaccacatgaggaactgtattaaagggtcgtggcattaggaaagttgagaaccactgcactatatAAAACCAGAATGGTTTGTTATTTGCTAAAATATAACATCAAAATTGATATTTTAGAATTGTCAATTACCGAGACTTCGCATCTGCGTGGAATGATCAGGTCTGTTACCTCTTTCTGGAGAAATACTGCAACCAGAGTGAAATCACATTAAAATACGTTTGCACCATTCCGATTGGGTCATTGCCACATTACTTTATGATGTGGAGCTGTGAAATGTAGGGCAGATGGTACATAAGAATTCTCTCCATTATACCTGCATAACCCACTTCAGCATTTTGAAGGATATGATGTAATGCCTTGTCTTTTTGGCGGTTAGTCAGGATCTAAATGACATTTCTTGGAGCAACAGCCCAGAGGCATGCTGGGAAATGAAGGTGGTGGACTTCAGTGCCTGCTCCCCGGTGGGCTGGTTGTTGGGGTTCACTCAGCTGATTAAGGGGTTCCTTCCGGAAACAGTCCTCACTTGAGGAAAATTACCTTCCCAGAGAGAGGAAGTGAGTTCCTGGGTCATGTCATGATGTAAAAATAAGAGTGAACTTTCCACTGGCCGTACACTTTCTATAATTAGCCTGCAAGAAGAGCTGTGGCTCTAGAGCTGGCCAGAGTGTGGCCTTCACATGTTTCCATTCATAAGTTGTACCTGCAAGCACTTGTAGTCCAACTCCAGTTAGCCTGCTTCGTCATGCTACTTCACAGAAATCATTTTTCTAAGAATGCACAACTGGTGTGTGGAGGTGAGTTttagaaattttttttttctgatttggtGCTGGATCTGAGGACTAACAGTAATAATAAACTGATTCTTACCTTCATGCCTCATAAGCACCAGTCAATCTGCACAATGCTATCGTAGGATTCAGATAGAGTTGGAGACAACGAGTCCAAGGCTGACTACTGTTCCAGAGACAGAATTAAGTTTTCGAGCTGCCATCAGCATGCGGGTGTGGCCGCATGCTCAGTTGTGTGTTCAGCTTCAACGCCCGAACGAGTTCATAGACATGAATTGGATATTTTCTTTTGTCCTTTCATTAGTTTGTAGTTTTGAAATCGAGCAAAGCAAGGAATTGTGAAAGCTTAAAATGTGATCCAGTACCTCACGCTGTTTTTACGCTCCTGGAAGAGATACATCTGGCAGAGTGCCCCCGCTGGCTCCCCTCTGTCGGGCCCCTTGGAGCTGATTTTCATCCACTGAACCCCCCACTTTAATGGCCACCCTCCACCTAATTTTGTGAAGGgctttcaaaaagttcgtggaaaaacaaCTACAAGATTATGAAATTCTTCCGTGGACTCTTTGAAGCCTCTTCGCATAAAACATTAGGCAAGGATCCAGCCATGTGCTGGTGGGACAGTACTTGGAGCACCCAGGCCATCTGACCAGTGGCCAAACCCTGACCTTGGTTGTAATAGCCTAAGCAACTGAATGTAATTATGTTCCTCCTTCCTATTTGCTTAAgagccatgcagaaaaatcttactTCAGTTAATGTTCTAAACCTGCCTTTGGGCAAGAAGACtttccattttttcctctccctctttctgtctgtctgtctatcttccTTTTTTTGGTCTGCTCTTAGGCCTATGCAAATTTTATGGTTAAAAATACCTGCAAATTTAATACACAATCCCCGTGAAAGGATACTAGGCACATACACATAAggctttttaattcatttttctcaTAATTAATAAAGACACAAATACAGCAAGTTTGGGAGCTTAATAGTATTCTTACCATTGGGAAGTGTGGTTAATTCAAAGTGCCTAATTGTGATTTCGTGAAGTGTCTGAATTTCATAGTGTAATCTTTTTAAGTCAAGGAAAAGTGCTTAAACCTTTAAAGATTAGTGTTCTTTAGTTTTTACTCTTTAAAAATCCTTGTCAGAAAAGATAAAAAATTCTTGTGTTGCGACCCAAGAAATCAGGAGATCAAGGAGGAGTAGATTCAAACAGCCAGGATGGGCAGCAGGTTCAACCACGGACAGTTGTGGCTGAGTGTTCAATTTAGTCCCTAGAAAGGCGTGTGAACCTAGAGTGTCAGCCTCCTGGCAGACAGCCTAACCACAGCCCAGAGCTTTTGAGCTGAGCTCCAGCAGCAGATATATTCTTTCCCCCTCGCTTGATGTTCTCCACTTGTCCCCGTAAAATTAGGGCAGACGTCAAAAGTGCAGTTGAAGATAGCACCGGCCAGCAGCACATCACCTTTTGAGTCATTTTCTTGAAAGATTGCCAATGTTCTCTGAAATCTATTGCCTGAAGAAAAGCAAGCAGGCCCCGGCAGAATGAGCAGGGGAACTTCCGCTGAGCACTGCCGTGTTCTGTGTGAGCGGCCCCGTTGCCTTCCTACGGAAGCTTGCCTGCCTTCTTCCGTATTATGAGCACTTAGGTTTTCTCATCACGAAGATGTCGTCAGTTCCAAGTCCCTATATCCAAAGATGAATACCAAAATAGTCATTATGTTGTTATGAAATGGTAAATACGTTGCACTTCTCGTTTGCAAATTTCTAACAATTTGTaggcttttgttttaaaataactgtTGTGAGCAGGTTGCAGAATTAGTCTTTATGGGTCAGGAACCCAGAATATTCATTTGGCTGTTATCTGCGGCAGGATGGGCCTTCTGCGAGCTCTGAACACTCATCTTCATGCCGCAGCGTGCTCAGCTTATTGGCGAACTCAGCTGGAATCCcccccacctacacacacacacacacacacacacacacacacctttcccccaTGCATTGTGCTTGTAAAGGTGGTACATCAGTTTTCATGCTTTTTCTTCTTGGACAATCTCTGTACACAATTGCAAGCATGGCATTTCTCAAGGAAGCTCAGATTTCTCGAATGTGCACAATTATTCCTGAATGTGTAAAAGTCGCAGGCCACCCTCTCTAGTCCTACTCTCCCCCCAAAACCTGCACGAAGCATGACGAGGAGG contains the following coding sequences:
- the PAQR9 gene encoding membrane progestin receptor epsilon, which produces MPRRLAARGAGARGPAAGAAARAPGAGAGPPAPARPLLRWDEVPDDFVECFILSGYRRLPCTAQECLASVLKPTNETLNFWTHFIPLLLFLSRFGRLFFLSGQDVPFHHPWLLPLWCYASGVLLTFAMSCTAHVFSCLSLRLRAAFFYLDYASISYYGFGSTVAYYYYLLPGLSLLDARVMTPYVQQSLGWHVDCSRLIAAYRALVLPVAFVLAVACTVACCKSRTDWCAYPFALRTFVFVMPLSMACPIMLESWLFDLRRENPTLFVHFYRRYFWLVVAAFFNVSKIPERIQPGLFDIIGHSHQLFHIFTFLSIYDQVYYVEEGLRQFLKAPPAAPTFLGTVGYMLLLVICLGLVLRKFLNVSEFCCKK